From Calliphora vicina chromosome 3, idCalVici1.1, whole genome shotgun sequence:
aaagagcacaatatcaaaaaactaaaaacaaaatacattagaaatttaaatgtttgtcaattaaaagcttttctgtttttttactaggccaaatactatacattgtgaataccgctattgtgTTTAGTCAgtctaaataaaattataaatgtatacTTACTTTTCATAGGCAATATTTCAATATCGCTTTGAATTTTTGGCTTTCCCTCGATGGCAAATGATGTCCATATCTCTACCATTTTCATAGCCATTTTCGTATCTTCGGCATTCAAGTGgtgtgttgaaaataaataaatattgtcatTTGAATGGTGAACACCACCTTCAAATGGATAATGTGCATTGCCAAATTCATAACCAAATCGTGTATTAGACCCTTCATaatcaaaactatataaataaacGGGTGCTAAGTTTTTATACAGCATATTCTTGGCCAAAGTTATGACAGGGGATTTCATAGCTACTATATTGGTAAGctgaaaatcaaattaaattatattttaatctaacaattttgtttaatattaaacgTGAAGATTCgaacacaaatataaattaataggTCTTAAAGTCGATGATCGATAAAGTTCTGTAGTTACGTCTTCAGATAGTTcacaaatatcaaatatttacacaaaaaagctTAACTActatttttagcacaaatttgtttgacgttgtttgtttactcttacaagtgttttgtaaagCAAATAACATAACTATTCCACAGAAGCCCGTCATGGACACGCATTGTAGGAATGATACCTTAATTTCCATCGACGATAGTCTAAGAGTCTACaacaaaaacattataaatCCTAAATGCTTTAAGAAATTGCTCGCAgagaaaatttcatattttaggCCCAATTTAATACTCTACACTGATGGATCATTTCAAAATGGGGCAACTTCATATGCAGTGGTAGAACAGACGACAGCTATTAGCTATGAGACTATAGGAAAATCGCACCTACCCAACAATACAGGAATTTTCACAGTGGAAATCGCTGCTATAGAATCAGCCCTATCATACTCAATTGCTGAAAATCGAAGATCCATGATATGCACCGATAGTCTTAGTGCCTCAATGGCTTTAAGGAAAAACCGAAATGGAAATTATGACAATATTTTGCTACGGAATATGAATGAGCCAATTTTAATTCTCTGGATTCCCTCACATATTGGAATACAGGGAAATGAACATGCTGATATGGCTGCTAAAAGGGCACTGAACATTGAGGAAATCACAGAAACTCCGTGTTTTCCTAAGGCTATAATAAATCCGTTTAAATCGCTGCAAAATGATCGGAATCCTACAACCAGAAGAcctaaatataatataaattttaccaGAAGCCAGTGCCTAATGTTAGCCCGCTTAAGAGTGGGTAAGGCTGTTTTTAACATCAAACATTATTACGAGATAATGGACCCACCTAAATGTAATCTCTGTGATATCATACTTTCAGTTCCTCATGTACATGCCGAATGTCCAAAATCCAAGATTGATGCACCATTGGAACATATTCTGGACTGTGCGGATGCATCTTTTCTATCCAGGATACAGAGAAGTCTACTGGAGCAcaatattaatgacatttgagaccatttcattgattttttttaattatttaaaattattcttataacttaaaacattttattctaaattttttgcttgCATCAATTTTTTTGGcctgtcatttattttttttataatttttcaacacttgaTTTTATATTGTCACCTTAACAcccatttaattttatattgttactTTCAAAGTATAACGTTACTTTTTTATACGCATATGGTCTAGTTACCCGTCGTATtcattgtatattttataaatttactttataaatttactttattagcttttgtttaataagaatttttaaaaatgtatctattattatgagcaccaaatttttcgaaatttaagaaatttaatttactttataatatttattattaattatgaaatattttgtttttgttttttactctccttttaactataaataaaaatcgactgaattttttttataattttacaatataccattattttttttcgtttttaaaaaataaatgttggtgtatctattattttgagcagatgtgtatatttaaaataaataacttatCTGCAATATTACTTGTTCTCTTACTAGATAAGTAGAGTTTTTACTGGGTAGGTTTTTGGATATTTTATACTTACATCAAAATATGCTGCTGTTGCATTTTTGTGATCATTGCTATCTAGCAGATTCTTTGTAAACAAAAGCTTTGTTAATAGATTTTTTGAAAGTCCAGAACCATCATTTGTCATTTCTATTAATCCTTTAGCAAAGTCTCTGACAGTAATAGTATTGAGATTTTCTGTATGTGAtttcattatatcataataagctaaaattaatagtaaaataaaaattagatatatgtatttaatattaGAATGTTATTTACAGAATTATTTCATACATTAGGATTCCTAATTTTcgggaaataataaaaaaattgttcattcCCGGAAATCGGAAATAATTCGTAATTCGTTTCGAAAGAGCGCCGAACTTCAGTTGAGTTGTCAGTTTCCAAAATGGCATTACAGATGGCAACTGACAGCTATTATTTTCTGTTGCCAAATTAGCAACCAGAAATTTCATGTTGCCACCATAATCGACCCATAAACATCCTCAAATGTTTTAATGAAaagcattttaataatttattaaagaacttaaaatttgtatttctattAAGTCTATTTTCTATTAAGAAAAGTTAATCTTCCTGTTTTAAGTaaatatgtttatgtttttgtCACACAGAGAAAATAGTTTGACCCCGAATTATTCCGTTATgacttaaaatttatagttaGTGTTTAGGTTGCATCCTTTTGGTAATAACTACATTAAACgtattatactatttttaacaaCGTTAGAATTTATTGTTGCTTCCTTTTTTATCCAACTTTGCTGGAAGTATTTTACTAGATTCTAGCGAGTAAACCGTTAACGGGtccttaaatattgtttgccaccaaattatgcttgttattttagcattaaaaaacaCTTGTCAAATTGTCTTCGACATAAGCACTACGTGCATTTTACTAAGAAAACGCAATATATTCCTTCTACGAGGTAATattaattaacaataaaaagagatcttcgtctctaatttaaacttgaaatttgtttgttttatttttataacaattttggaaaacttgGATTGATGCCAAACAATTAGAGTAGCAAAAATTCggttgtttaaataataattcatCTATGTATGTCAACTGATTTTCTGCTGATTCTATGGaaataatcgaattattcgattccCTGGATAATTTTCCCGATTAGGAAtcctaacatacatatatacatatttggaaGACATAATTTAATATGTGTTTATTTCCTTGGAAATGTATTTTTTGCTTACAGGCCAATACAAAAGAACCATCGTGTTTAGTAAATCCCGTCATCAAAGGTATTGATCTATTAAAATCTTTTAACAAACGCTCTGGTTCATGTGGTAAAATTCCATAAAAGTCACCCATAATAGGTGAAAATGATTCCTAAAAccacaaaataatataatattataaataatactaataataatatatgtataacaaTACCTACCGATTCGGTGACTTCCAAAAGCTTAGGAACTTTAACATTACTTAAGCACTCATAAAGTTCTTCCTTACTTTCACATTTATCGCACTCTAAAGCCGAGCATATGcgttgtacttgttgtaatgGTTCTCGATTTATAGCCCATGTACCAAATATCGAACCAGATTGTACAATTGACCTCTGGAAATATTCCATTGGTGTATTAGGACTTAATAACAAGGCACCGGACATGGCTGCACCAGCACTTTGACCAAAAATAGTCACTTGTTTTGGATCACCACCAAATAAGTGTATATAATCTTGAACCCATTGTAGAGCCAAAAGTAAATCACCAACTGGAGCATTACCTGGCATATCTTTATTTAGAGTAGATAACCATCCTAAAGCTCCGACACGATAATTGGGCACTACTAAAACTACATCTTTTTCCAACAGATGTCGTGGGGGATGATCGATGTTTGAACCATTATAAAAACCGCCACcataaatgtaaaacataaCTGGCATAGCAGCTGTCAGCTATtgaatataattgaaaaaaaatgtgtaatactcataaatttgtttaattccaACTTACATTTTTGGTGTAAAcacataaatttaaacaatcttCCAAATCCTGTTTTAGTTCAGTGTCGCTATGTTGGGAGACTGTGGTAATAACTGGACAGCGGCGTCCATATGTTGTGGCATCGAAAACATGACGCCACGGCAGACGTTTAATAGGGGCCTAAAAAGATATCACTTTTTCTCGATACAAACTAAGCATTGTATATTTGGTGAagctttacatacatatataataaatatattacagTTGCATTACAAAACTATCCTTTCTAAACTGTTtcacaagtagtcaatgtatcccctTTAGGCTGTAATTTGCACTAATGTCTAATCACTTGGCTGAATCCAATTTATATAAACAGGAGAGTCAGTTGTCACTTTGCGTCTGTGCAGTCTATTTAGGGATAAAGTGAAATAAATCCaagatttagaaaataaagctCTTATTATTGGACTGTATGTGTGTAAGTAATACGTGAGTTCCCTGACAATCAGTCAACATAATATTACACTTTATCTTTGTAGCTGGTATCTGTACCCCATTTCTATAACATGTGACATGTGTTCGAATcggaatttgttttaaattctaacacccattaacacgaagtctggttatgagttaactaatagttatcctgtcggttaaaattatttttgtatgaaaactgtcagtttaactattagttaacacataaccataatataacaataaaaggtagaatcactacaaaatatgttctcaattatacatgccttgaattgtcagactaatataaaataaaaaataaaagtacaaatgaaataaaatataaaaacgtaactaaattgaaaaatttaaattcaatttaaaaaatacatacacataATAAGAAACATGCgtgttaaatgttgtttgtgtaaatgttcatttgaacaaaatctcgtaagatttataaaatgtcctgaaaataaaattaaagaatggagTGCAGCCTGCGGTGTTGAGCTGATGAAATATTCCCGGATTTGCATGCATCATTTCAATGACTCCGATAATATTGAACTGCATGAAGCCACAAAACGTGCACGTCTAATGCCAAATGCGACACCACAAATGAGCCAGTAAAAGgcgtaaatgattttttttcgtatgcaaataaattatgtatttcaaatataaacaaaatatttttcaattttcatttgttgttattcgtgttttttatttttctaatatttgacgtaacaaggcatagcattttaaactctctccctagtgattctaccttctaatggttgtatcatgcacataaccagacttcgtgttactggggtaAGAGTCATTAAGTTTTAACAGAATGACTGAAATAATGTTCACACTGACTACATTGATAGTACAGACTAGATTGtgcaaaaaaccggcaaatttaaaaaaccgctTTCCGGTTTAACctaaaaagtgtgtttttgaaaaaaccggttttaattattgtatttaaaaaaaccggttaatcttttcggtttttgtcttcaaaaaaaccggtttatattaaatttttatttaatatcaaaaaggtctctttaaatttatttttatttgtggacgctaataggaaatgtgttatgaattgtgtactaaatcttcggaaatttagcatttgaaTTCAtaaggctctatctttatgcaattattttatatcttttacgaattattgtcaaatgctataattttctataatataaattaattgagAGATTCAAatggtctcctattaggtcgtaataatgtcctaaaatatttttttagtttaaacaaatttttgttgggtttcaaacaaaaaaattataaactaaggGCGTGTGTGAAATGATAGCAAAGTACTatggtaaaacaagtaagaaagtatggtcggtcaagcccgaccatataataccctacaccaagtaaatgagtaaaaatatttttcttttaaaatatcaataatttatatttttgagtgatttttggaagtgggccttatatgggagctatgaccaattatggaccgatcaccataaaattaggtcgtgtgatttatgtctatattaaagttaactatgttgaattttgtgtgtataccaacatttttaagcgatttatgcacgttaaagtgattttcggaagcgggtcttatatgggagctatgactaattatgcaccgatcgtaataaaatttggtgacatgaatttcgtatgtataaaagttatttggagcgaaatttgtgtagatacatatataaataaacatttatgaccgataaagtccaatttcgggaggacatttgtatgggggctatatgaaataatggaccgattttagccagtttcaatagggttcgtccttgggccgaaaaaattatatgtaccaaattttatcgaaatatattcaaaattgcgacttgtactttgcgcacaaggtttacatggacagccagccagccaaccagacggacggacggacggacagacatcgtttaatcgactcagaaagtgattctaagtcgatcggtatactttaaggtgggtgctagactaatatttttggacgttacaaacatctgcacaaacgcataataccctccccactatggtggtgtagggtataaaaatatttctatgtgGGGAAAATTTTTCATGTTTCTGCTGTGTGAAATgataacttttttgaaaatataaaattttgacgtttgtgaaaaattattactaaacaagtaagagagctatattcggctgtgccgaatcttatatacccttcaccaaattatactttaaaataaatttgtttaaatatttttaggtaaataaaatttaatttttttttaattgtttttcaaaattttttttaattgttttttaaaaaaagttttttccaattttttttaaaaaatttaaaaaaatttttgatgaaaaaaaattcgggttaaaaaatatttttcccgattttgacccattgtaggtccaacttactatagccttatttacatcgttgcaatggactttgaaatgtctatcattagatatccatattgtctatattaatgacttagtaatccagatatagatcaaaaataggtcaaaaatcgaggttgtcccggttttttgctcatatctccgttatttatggaccgattttgctgattttaaatagcaaacggaattattgaagatttggatcccgaagatatctggggtcttcagaaaattgatttcaacagacagacggacatggcttaatcgactccgctatctataaggatccagaatatatatactttatagggtcggaaatgaaaaatgtagaaattacaaacggaa
This genomic window contains:
- the Est-Q gene encoding acetylcholinesterase, which gives rise to MRTVIIFIMNFLLTSVVLVVVVLCFSKSNSQYVATSTVTLDIPNQGTIQGDYETTLWSQQTFMRFRGIPFAESPRGPLRFKAPIKRLPWRHVFDATTYGRRCPVITTVSQHSDTELKQDLEDCLNLCVYTKNLTAAMPVMFYIYGGGFYNGSNIDHPPRHLLEKDVVLVVPNYRVGALGWLSTLNKDMPGNAPVGDLLLALQWVQDYIHLFGGDPKQVTIFGQSAGAAMSGALLLSPNTPMEYFQRSIVQSGSIFGTWAINREPLQQVQRICSALECDKCESKEELYECLSNVKVPKLLEVTESESFSPIMGDFYGILPHEPERLLKDFNRSIPLMTGFTKHDGSFVLASYYDIMKSHTENLNTITVRDFAKGLIEMTNDGSGLSKNLLTKLLFTKNLLDSNDHKNATAAYFDLTNIVAMKSPVITLAKNMLYKNLAPVYLYSFDYEGSNTRFGYEFGNAHYPFEGGVHHSNDNIYLFSTHHLNAEDTKMAMKMVEIWTSFAIEGKPKIQSDIEILPMKTDSGPYFHINCDITLGQDVYDELTSTIDDPNNDRLIRKYVEF